In Methanobacterium bryantii, the following proteins share a genomic window:
- a CDS encoding MarR family winged helix-turn-helix transcriptional regulator yields the protein MEKNELIDLDDFLIYQIYGSARLLRFQLQKLLDENEPNFTPEQAFLLYKLYMNDGQSQRQLADKILNDYPNITRLIDKLEKKGYVRREVDENDRRIFKVYMSEEGKSRFNSFIPLIMHQRGKLLENVSSDEEKIVKDVLKRIEQNVQKYSM from the coding sequence ATGGAAAAAAATGAATTAATTGATTTGGATGACTTTTTGATCTACCAGATCTATGGATCTGCGCGTTTGTTACGATTTCAACTTCAAAAGTTGTTAGATGAGAACGAACCTAATTTCACACCAGAACAGGCATTTTTACTCTATAAATTGTATATGAATGATGGCCAATCACAGAGACAGCTTGCAGACAAAATTCTCAATGATTATCCCAATATAACCCGCCTTATTGACAAGCTGGAAAAGAAGGGATATGTACGCCGAGAAGTCGATGAGAATGATCGCAGGATCTTTAAAGTTTACATGTCCGAGGAGGGTAAATCTCGTTTTAATAGTTTTATTCCTTTGATAATGCATCAAAGAGGAAAGTTACTGGAGAATGTCAGTTCTGATGAAGAAAAAATAGTTAAAGATGTATTAAAGCGTATAGAACAAAATGTACAGAAATATTCTATGTAA
- a CDS encoding YhgE/Pip family protein, whose product MIKEAIKIFKNDLRTIKQLPILMVFLIVIICLPSLYILFTIPSAWDPYSQTSNMKVAVVNGDEGYSINGTHYTVGNILVDELKNNTNFSWQFVDKNTALDGVKNGKYYAALIIPDNFSEDLLSIETTTPQQAKIQYVDNEKLSPIATRLTSAGANGIQTKINDEIVKTIDGVIFGKLSDVGEVAKENKAQFIKLRSFINELNGKIGVIDSSISEANSDMDTVQKIWPKISAALPEIQKYSNYARNNYDSLYNQILSDPQKSLAKVQDIESQVNTTVTGLKYVDAILTSLYNATGDAQLEPVIKQIETDISYANQVLTVLKQIETNIKDGKNPGGKLTELKSLIDQMDDGVNVLVANKANINHKINKAAATLNMVNSKWPTIKSAIPVAAAKLNSINEEDIDKLIAFSDTNQGDVKNYFESPVELEKESMYPVNNYGSSLAPFYIALSLWIGCLIAIAMVAARVKSNIYSVKAAYFGRMNLFLVIGLFQSLLIALGVLLLNVQNSSAALMTLTILAIGMCFMIIMYSVVSIFGSLGKVIAVLALILQIASSGGIYPSELQSTFFQVIQPYLPMTYAIRALREVVAGVLWNSYWYNLGIVFIFTGVILVLALLITGKINDSQDIEEKLKDSGLVG is encoded by the coding sequence ATGATAAAAGAAGCAATTAAAATATTTAAAAATGATCTTAGAACAATTAAGCAGCTCCCAATACTTATGGTCTTTTTGATAGTGATTATATGCTTACCTTCACTGTATATCCTGTTTACCATTCCTTCAGCATGGGATCCCTATTCTCAAACCTCAAATATGAAGGTTGCTGTGGTTAATGGTGATGAAGGTTATAGTATTAATGGAACACACTATACTGTTGGAAATATTCTAGTTGATGAGTTAAAAAATAATACAAATTTTAGCTGGCAGTTTGTTGATAAAAACACTGCATTAGACGGTGTTAAAAACGGAAAGTATTATGCAGCTTTGATAATTCCAGATAACTTCAGTGAAGATTTACTTTCCATCGAAACTACAACTCCTCAACAGGCTAAAATACAGTATGTAGACAATGAAAAATTGAGTCCAATTGCAACAAGACTTACCAGTGCTGGGGCTAATGGGATACAAACTAAAATTAATGATGAAATAGTTAAAACCATCGACGGGGTTATCTTTGGTAAGCTCAGCGATGTTGGGGAAGTGGCTAAAGAAAATAAAGCACAATTCATTAAGTTAAGATCATTTATAAATGAGTTAAATGGAAAGATAGGTGTTATAGATTCATCAATATCTGAAGCAAATTCGGATATGGACACAGTACAAAAAATATGGCCTAAAATCAGTGCTGCCCTTCCTGAAATACAAAAATATTCTAATTATGCAAGGAACAATTATGATTCTTTGTACAATCAAATTTTATCTGATCCTCAGAAATCTTTAGCCAAAGTTCAGGACATAGAATCACAGGTTAACACGACCGTAACTGGTCTTAAGTATGTCGACGCAATTTTAACCAGTTTATACAATGCAACAGGTGATGCTCAACTAGAGCCTGTCATTAAACAAATTGAAACTGATATCAGCTATGCAAATCAAGTTCTCACAGTTTTAAAACAGATAGAAACTAATATAAAAGATGGTAAAAACCCTGGAGGAAAATTAACAGAGTTAAAATCTTTAATTGACCAGATGGACGACGGTGTGAATGTGCTCGTGGCAAACAAAGCTAATATAAACCATAAAATTAATAAAGCCGCGGCCACATTAAATATGGTTAACTCAAAATGGCCTACAATTAAAAGTGCCATACCTGTAGCTGCAGCTAAGCTTAATTCGATAAATGAAGAGGACATAGATAAATTAATAGCATTCTCAGATACTAACCAGGGTGATGTTAAAAATTACTTTGAAAGCCCCGTAGAATTAGAGAAAGAAAGCATGTATCCTGTGAATAATTATGGGTCTAGTCTTGCTCCATTTTACATTGCTTTATCACTATGGATAGGGTGTCTTATAGCCATAGCTATGGTAGCTGCGCGCGTGAAATCAAATATATATTCTGTTAAGGCGGCTTATTTTGGAAGAATGAATTTATTTTTAGTAATAGGCTTATTTCAGTCATTATTAATTGCATTGGGTGTATTGCTCTTAAATGTACAAAATTCATCCGCAGCACTAATGACATTAACCATATTGGCCATAGGCATGTGTTTTATGATAATCATGTATTCTGTGGTTTCAATCTTTGGAAGTTTAGGGAAAGTAATAGCAGTTTTAGCGCTGATTTTGCAAATTGCTTCTTCAGGAGGAATTTACCCTTCAGAACTCCAATCTACTTTTTTCCAGGTTATACAACCATATTTGCCTATGACGTATGCTATTAGAGCTCTTAGAGAAGTGGTTGCAGGGGTTTTATGGAACAGTTACTGGTATAATTTAGGAATAGTATTTATATTCACAGGCGTGATCTTAGTGCTAGCACTGCTGATTACTGGAAAGATAAATGATTCACAAGATATAGAAGAAAAATTAAAGGACAGCGGGTTAGTTGGATAA
- a CDS encoding pseudomurein-binding repeat-containing protein yields the protein MRKLFFVAVVAMALFLSISNISAANSTNVTTDQVVNASTAVKSYVETNHTLPSTVNLSGKQVNMQQFLELSTTAVSNINNNKSNATITLKDYGNATAPSENITSRNITKAEYLDIANRVKSYMDSNGRAPNYATQTSTGDTISFESMVYMYSKVLNYYKTNKVLPNYVSVNSWSTISTSNSANVIGSTSYGYVEKEVYGNLSSNKTIVIIVGVHPQENGIHTAVANALASKSATLSKRYVIYKVHVTQDADDYSKGRMNGQLLAQKFVVPAVSKENPMLVVDVHENHGADSGYDYYRFLYPISSTSITKTYANQIISAMSFLVTYSPPNPTSTQYVTVPIANKGIPTIIYETYMSDSTAKKNSDANAFINALDTKVGSASTGNTTHDTTAPKVTSSTPKNGATGVSRTATITIKFSENIKSSVNWSKIYMINLNTGKKIVINKSISGNTLSIKMDLKRYAYNVYQIYIPASAVKDIAGNNLGTAYTFRFVTGT from the coding sequence ATGCGGAAATTGTTCTTTGTAGCAGTAGTTGCTATGGCACTTTTTTTAAGTATCAGCAACATATCTGCAGCAAATTCTACAAACGTCACAACAGATCAGGTTGTTAATGCATCGACTGCGGTGAAATCATACGTAGAAACAAATCACACACTTCCAAGTACTGTAAATTTATCTGGAAAACAGGTGAACATGCAGCAATTCTTAGAACTTTCAACTACAGCAGTGTCAAATATCAACAATAACAAGTCCAATGCAACAATTACCCTCAAAGACTATGGTAACGCAACTGCTCCATCAGAAAACATTACAAGCAGAAATATCACTAAAGCAGAATATCTAGATATCGCAAACCGCGTTAAGTCTTACATGGATTCCAATGGACGAGCACCTAATTACGCCACACAAACCAGTACTGGAGACACCATCAGCTTTGAATCTATGGTTTATATGTATTCAAAGGTACTCAACTACTACAAAACAAATAAAGTGCTACCAAACTACGTTTCAGTAAATTCATGGTCAACAATTAGTACATCAAATAGCGCAAATGTAATAGGCAGTACAAGCTATGGTTATGTGGAAAAAGAAGTTTACGGGAATTTAAGTTCGAATAAAACCATAGTAATTATAGTAGGTGTACATCCCCAGGAAAATGGAATTCATACCGCTGTTGCAAATGCTCTGGCAAGTAAATCAGCAACTCTCAGTAAAAGGTATGTTATTTACAAAGTTCATGTAACTCAGGATGCAGATGATTACAGCAAAGGAAGAATGAATGGACAGTTATTAGCCCAAAAATTCGTGGTACCTGCCGTTTCTAAAGAAAATCCAATGTTAGTGGTAGACGTTCACGAAAATCACGGTGCAGATAGTGGGTATGATTATTACAGGTTTTTATATCCAATTTCAAGTACGAGCATAACTAAAACCTATGCCAACCAGATAATCAGCGCTATGTCATTTTTAGTAACATACAGCCCACCAAACCCAACAAGTACACAGTACGTTACAGTGCCTATCGCAAATAAAGGAATACCTACCATAATCTATGAAACTTACATGAGCGATTCAACAGCTAAGAAAAACAGTGATGCAAATGCATTTATAAACGCGTTAGACACTAAAGTTGGAAGCGCATCAACTGGAAACACAACACATGATACAACAGCTCCAAAAGTAACTTCAAGCACTCCCAAAAATGGTGCTACTGGAGTTTCAAGGACAGCTACTATCACCATTAAATTCAGTGAAAACATCAAATCAAGTGTTAACTGGTCTAAAATATACATGATAAATCTGAATACTGGAAAAAAAATTGTAATCAACAAATCAATAAGCGGCAACACTCTCTCAATCAAAATGGATTTAAAAAGATACGCTTACAACGTGTATCAGATCTACATTCCAGCATCTGCTGTTAAAGACATTGCAGGTAACAATTTAGGTACTGCATATACATTTAGATTTGTAACAGGGACGTAA
- a CDS encoding acetate--CoA ligase family protein → MRDMFNAKSIAVIGASETKGKIGYDIMRSLLNYYKGEIVPVNIKGGEILGITACTSISEHGPVDLAVITIPSHLIPATVEECGEIGIKNIVVISAGFKEIDEEGARLENELVELCKKYKIKLVGPNCLGVMNTYNDMNASFSSDIAHKGKISFMTQSGAIMAAILDYADKKNIGFSRIVSLGNKAVINENDCMKDFMEDENTEVITAYLEGIVDGPGFIEASREASRKKPVLVIKSGRTSKGSEAVSSHTGTIAGSDSAYEAAFSQCGIIRVNSLDEMMDYSSALALSPLPKGNRIAIITNAGGPAIMTTDVAIKNNLEIAELTCETKQKLKDGLPATASVKNPVDVLGDASPERYAFALETVLADPNVDGVIYLVTPQSVTDADGIAKVAIEHAKNSEKPILCSFFGGTSFEGAEKLLAEHQIPNYLYPKRAVKSMKTLYNYSIIKDQEYPDSPDFDVDKEIVKNIIQEAQEKDMYTLGLESFDILKAYGIPTVGTAITKTLEDTVKAAEEIGYPLVMKIVSPQISHKSDVGGIKLNLNSADDVKAAYEDMMENIPKKEPDATLEGVQLQKMLSGGKEVIIGMVQDPTFGPMMMFGLGGIYVEILKDVKFAIAPVNEEEAREMIAGIKTHELLEGTRGDKAMDTEAIADIILRISQLVTDFPEINEFEINPLMVFEEGALAVDMRLMLKEGGSGPVSELSQSARVKSSE, encoded by the coding sequence ATGCGTGATATGTTCAATGCAAAATCGATTGCAGTAATAGGTGCGTCGGAAACAAAAGGTAAAATCGGATACGATATAATGAGATCCCTTTTGAATTACTATAAAGGAGAAATCGTCCCGGTTAATATTAAAGGCGGTGAAATACTTGGAATTACTGCCTGTACATCAATAAGTGAGCATGGTCCTGTAGATCTTGCAGTTATAACCATACCTTCTCATTTAATTCCTGCAACTGTTGAAGAATGCGGTGAAATTGGAATTAAAAATATTGTTGTAATTTCAGCAGGATTTAAAGAAATTGATGAAGAAGGGGCCCGACTTGAAAATGAATTAGTGGAACTATGTAAAAAATACAAGATCAAACTGGTAGGTCCTAACTGTTTAGGTGTAATGAATACATATAACGATATGAATGCATCTTTTTCCTCTGATATTGCCCACAAAGGTAAAATATCTTTTATGACCCAATCTGGAGCTATCATGGCAGCTATTCTTGATTATGCGGATAAAAAGAATATTGGTTTTTCCAGAATTGTCAGCCTTGGAAACAAAGCTGTGATCAATGAAAATGACTGTATGAAAGACTTTATGGAAGATGAAAATACAGAAGTTATAACTGCATATCTGGAAGGTATCGTTGACGGCCCTGGTTTTATAGAAGCAAGTAGAGAAGCTTCCAGGAAAAAACCTGTTCTTGTTATAAAATCTGGAAGAACTTCCAAAGGATCTGAAGCTGTTTCTTCACACACAGGTACAATTGCAGGTTCTGACTCTGCGTATGAAGCAGCTTTCTCTCAGTGTGGAATTATACGTGTAAATTCCCTCGATGAAATGATGGATTACAGTAGTGCTTTAGCTTTATCTCCACTTCCAAAGGGAAATAGAATAGCTATAATCACAAATGCAGGTGGTCCAGCAATTATGACAACAGATGTTGCAATAAAAAATAACCTTGAAATTGCTGAACTTACATGTGAAACTAAACAAAAATTAAAAGACGGATTACCTGCAACTGCAAGTGTTAAAAACCCTGTTGATGTTTTAGGTGATGCAAGCCCCGAAAGATATGCATTTGCACTTGAAACTGTTTTAGCAGACCCTAATGTAGATGGAGTAATTTATTTGGTTACACCTCAGTCTGTTACCGATGCTGATGGAATTGCTAAAGTTGCAATTGAACACGCAAAGAATTCTGAAAAACCAATTTTATGCAGTTTCTTTGGAGGAACTAGTTTTGAAGGGGCTGAAAAACTTCTAGCTGAACATCAGATACCAAATTACCTGTATCCTAAACGAGCTGTTAAAAGTATGAAAACTTTATACAACTACAGCATTATCAAAGACCAGGAATATCCAGACTCCCCTGATTTTGATGTTGACAAAGAAATTGTTAAAAACATTATTCAAGAGGCACAGGAAAAAGATATGTATACCCTTGGTCTTGAATCATTTGATATACTTAAAGCATACGGAATTCCAACAGTAGGCACTGCAATTACAAAAACCCTTGAAGACACAGTGAAAGCAGCTGAAGAAATTGGATATCCGCTGGTTATGAAAATAGTTTCTCCACAAATTTCACATAAATCCGATGTGGGTGGAATTAAACTTAACCTGAACAGTGCAGATGATGTCAAAGCAGCTTATGAAGACATGATGGAAAACATACCTAAAAAAGAACCTGATGCAACTCTTGAAGGTGTTCAGCTACAGAAAATGTTGTCCGGTGGTAAAGAAGTTATCATAGGTATGGTCCAGGATCCTACATTCGGTCCAATGATGATGTTCGGACTTGGCGGTATCTACGTTGAAATATTAAAAGACGTTAAATTTGCAATTGCACCTGTAAATGAAGAGGAAGCAAGGGAAATGATAGCTGGAATTAAAACTCATGAACTCCTCGAAGGAACAAGAGGAGATAAAGCAATGGACACTGAAGCCATTGCAGATATCATACTGAGAATTTCACAGCTTGTTACAGACTTCCCAGAAATCAACGAGTTTGAAATCAACCCGTTAATGGTCTTTGAAGAAGGAGCATTAGCTGTTGATATGAGGTTGATGTTAAAAGAAGGCGGATCTGGTCCTGTATCCGAACTTTCCCAGAGTGCAAGGGTAAAATCAAGTGAATAA
- a CDS encoding ABC transporter ATP-binding protein, with translation MALISFKNFYFKYNEKDKNVLSNINLEVLPGEFVLFCGSSGSGKTTLLTNIKKEIRPAGVYDGKIYYDDENIEMLEDKKSACEIGFLFQNPEDQFVSDNVIQEIAFPLENIGLPTEDIRNRIAEMASFFGLEKYLYKNVTELSGGQKQLVNLCSLLVLKPKLLLLDEPTSQLDPIAAYNFLSMLRRLNEEFSITIMATEHRIDNIFPFADKAVFLDEGHIKYIDKPRTICSKANKNPVFRNYLPSVARVHFLLQSKYPFLNKYKIPLNIREGMQELNLLDKKLKEVNTELYREINENLFKNSENLDSSDVLLKCKDIWFGYINDHLILRGVFLDIKKGEFISIFGGNGTGKTTLLQILSRIIKPQKGKVNLKKGIRVGYVHQNPMIHFWRDTVKEELSLNFLEKFEDNNSSKFRKLREYMLQNSHENINSNNNQMILDSQKEELIEFFGISHLLDKHPYDCSGGEKQKIAIVKALLTKPDILFLDEPTKGLDPVSKLHLAYKLKKLQKNGLTIVMATHDIDFAAEYSKRCMILFDGRIQIDSTPKAVFSSNNFYTTFVNRMVKNFLPESITLNDVKEKWIN, from the coding sequence ATGGCATTAATCAGCTTTAAAAATTTTTATTTTAAATATAATGAAAAAGACAAAAACGTTCTTTCTAACATCAATTTAGAAGTACTTCCAGGCGAATTTGTTTTATTCTGCGGCTCATCTGGATCTGGGAAAACAACACTACTTACTAATATCAAAAAAGAAATACGTCCTGCAGGAGTCTATGATGGGAAAATCTATTATGATGATGAAAATATAGAAATGCTCGAAGATAAAAAATCAGCATGTGAAATTGGCTTTTTATTTCAAAATCCTGAAGATCAGTTTGTATCTGACAATGTCATTCAAGAAATAGCTTTCCCTTTAGAAAACATTGGTTTGCCTACTGAAGATATCCGAAACAGGATAGCTGAAATGGCATCTTTCTTTGGCCTGGAGAAATATTTATACAAAAATGTCACTGAATTATCCGGCGGGCAAAAACAGCTGGTTAATTTATGTTCTTTATTGGTTTTAAAACCTAAATTACTTCTTTTAGATGAACCCACTTCACAGCTGGATCCCATAGCTGCATATAATTTTTTGTCAATGTTAAGAAGGTTAAACGAAGAATTCTCAATTACTATAATGGCTACAGAACACAGAATAGATAATATCTTTCCTTTTGCAGATAAGGCAGTTTTTTTGGATGAAGGACACATAAAATACATTGATAAACCTAGAACAATATGCTCAAAAGCAAACAAAAATCCAGTATTCCGCAACTATTTACCTTCAGTTGCTAGAGTACATTTCTTATTACAATCTAAATATCCTTTTTTGAATAAATATAAAATACCTCTGAACATACGTGAAGGAATGCAGGAATTAAATCTTCTGGATAAAAAATTAAAAGAAGTTAACACAGAGTTATATCGTGAAATAAATGAAAACCTATTTAAAAACTCAGAAAATTTAGATTCAAGTGATGTTCTGCTTAAATGCAAAGATATTTGGTTTGGTTACATAAATGACCACCTTATTTTAAGAGGGGTTTTTCTTGATATAAAAAAGGGGGAATTTATAAGTATATTTGGGGGAAATGGAACTGGAAAAACAACTTTACTGCAGATTTTATCCAGAATTATCAAACCACAAAAGGGTAAAGTCAACCTTAAAAAAGGAATTAGAGTAGGCTACGTTCACCAAAACCCCATGATCCATTTCTGGAGAGATACTGTCAAAGAAGAGTTATCACTGAACTTTTTGGAAAAATTTGAAGATAATAACTCGTCTAAATTCAGGAAACTGCGAGAATATATGCTCCAAAATAGTCATGAAAACATTAACTCAAATAACAATCAAATGATTTTGGATTCTCAAAAGGAGGAACTCATAGAATTTTTTGGAATATCTCATCTACTGGATAAACATCCTTACGACTGCAGTGGTGGGGAAAAACAAAAAATAGCCATTGTTAAAGCATTACTCACTAAACCAGATATTTTATTTTTAGATGAACCTACAAAGGGTTTAGATCCTGTGTCAAAATTACATCTTGCGTATAAATTAAAAAAATTGCAGAAAAATGGTTTAACTATTGTAATGGCAACCCATGACATTGATTTTGCGGCCGAGTACTCCAAAAGGTGTATGATCCTATTTGATGGGAGAATTCAGATTGACAGCACTCCTAAAGCTGTATTTTCCAGCAATAATTTCTATACCACTTTTGTAAACAGGATGGTGAAAAATTTTTTACCTGAAAGCATAACGTTAAATGATGTAAAAGAAAAATGGATTAATTAA
- a CDS encoding energy-coupling factor transporter transmembrane component T: MAFLIIILNPLVSHIGVTKIYIIGSYFITLEALVYGILMSLSLLIILLLFASYNNTVSYQEMLYILSKRFPNISIIIIMALRFIPLLNYRLSEVNKVFRLNHESSAKNNETKINKIKDTAQMLAVVVSWSLEESMLAAKSMKGRGYGITERTNYLSFKFRKIDYYFISIIIISAVVCITGLLQGHGRINIYPQLQFSFSENIFNIFYFSFLILLLPLVYLEFKEKLIWH, encoded by the coding sequence ATGGCTTTCTTAATTATCATTTTGAACCCATTAGTTTCTCACATTGGAGTTACAAAAATATACATCATAGGAAGTTACTTTATTACACTGGAAGCTTTGGTATATGGTATTTTAATGAGCTTATCCCTTTTAATCATATTATTGCTATTTGCATCGTATAACAACACAGTTTCTTACCAGGAAATGCTTTATATTCTTTCAAAAAGGTTTCCAAATATTTCTATAATAATTATAATGGCTTTGAGATTTATTCCATTGTTAAACTATAGGTTAAGTGAAGTAAATAAAGTTTTCAGGCTTAATCATGAAAGTTCAGCTAAAAACAATGAAACAAAGATAAATAAAATTAAAGATACAGCCCAAATGCTTGCAGTTGTTGTTTCCTGGTCATTAGAAGAATCAATGCTTGCTGCAAAATCAATGAAAGGTAGAGGGTATGGAATTACTGAGCGAACTAATTATTTATCCTTTAAATTTAGAAAAATCGATTATTATTTTATTTCAATTATCATTATCTCAGCTGTAGTATGTATAACTGGCCTTTTACAGGGTCACGGAAGAATAAACATTTATCCACAACTGCAGTTTTCATTTTCAGAAAATATATTCAATATATTCTATTTTTCATTTTTAATTTTATTACTACCTTTAGTTTACTTAGAATTTAAGGAGAAATTGATATGGCATTAA
- a CDS encoding adenosylcobinamide amidohydrolase: MTLSQNIYDQKGENIDSNYKPKLIFKTGSGESIYLCKNTVVVKLPENRNSITTSWINGGYKENIEAIFNHQLKKPCEGNPDGLEGYNVQDYMIITAKRLGLNPEKVSGLITSADMEHAAISTKSFRNIEITAVVTGGINVNGGRAGDPASYYEENGKFEFKLGTINTILIINSKLNESTLLKAMIVAVEAKTVALQQLMAPSKYSTGIATGSGTDGISVISNMESKNVLTNAGKHSKLGELIGKCVIEATTKALANQTNLTQDSQCNMLVRLNRFGIDEEKYWQTAESIPGTKQKKEFIENLHNFSKNQLIVAMVSSILHIIDEIEWGLIPETAGKKAAVSIMKTLPTILNEEFSITEELLDENDSIIENWMMLSSWYICKMVNQ, encoded by the coding sequence ATGACTTTATCACAGAACATATATGATCAAAAGGGGGAAAATATAGATTCAAATTATAAACCTAAATTAATTTTCAAAACAGGATCAGGAGAAAGTATTTACCTGTGTAAAAATACTGTTGTTGTAAAATTACCCGAAAACAGGAATTCAATAACCACTTCATGGATAAATGGAGGTTACAAAGAAAATATTGAAGCAATATTTAACCACCAGTTAAAAAAGCCATGTGAAGGTAATCCAGATGGCCTTGAAGGGTATAATGTTCAAGATTACATGATAATTACCGCCAAAAGGCTTGGTTTAAACCCTGAAAAAGTATCGGGACTTATTACTTCTGCAGATATGGAACATGCGGCCATATCAACAAAAAGTTTCAGAAACATCGAAATTACAGCAGTAGTAACTGGTGGGATAAATGTTAATGGGGGGCGTGCCGGAGATCCTGCATCATACTACGAAGAAAATGGTAAATTTGAATTTAAACTAGGGACCATTAACACCATTTTAATAATAAATTCCAAATTAAATGAAAGTACGCTGCTGAAAGCCATGATAGTAGCTGTAGAAGCAAAAACAGTGGCGCTTCAACAGCTTATGGCACCAAGCAAATATTCAACAGGTATAGCCACCGGTTCTGGGACAGATGGAATTTCTGTAATTTCCAATATGGAAAGTAAAAACGTCCTTACCAATGCAGGTAAACATTCAAAATTAGGAGAGTTAATAGGAAAATGTGTAATTGAAGCTACTACAAAAGCACTTGCAAACCAAACCAATTTAACGCAGGATTCACAGTGCAATATGCTCGTCAGGCTGAACCGTTTTGGAATCGATGAAGAAAAATACTGGCAAACTGCAGAATCAATTCCAGGAACGAAACAAAAGAAAGAATTTATAGAAAATCTCCATAATTTTTCTAAAAACCAATTGATTGTGGCTATGGTTTCATCTATTCTGCATATCATTGATGAAATTGAATGGGGTTTAATTCCTGAAACTGCTGGCAAAAAAGCTGCAGTTTCCATTATGAAAACACTTCCTACTATTTTGAATGAAGAATTTTCAATAACTGAAGAATTGCTTGATGAAAATGATTCCATCATTGAAAATTGGATGATGCTTAGTTCATGGTACATTTGCAAAATGGTGAATCAATGA
- a CDS encoding ECF transporter S component has product MDSLTLISLIVFLILIIGVILCIFRYFEKSKPSVESMVLIAILVAIASLGRLPTAALLSIQASSFIIIMAGIVFGKEIGFITGVLTAVVTDLFLGIGYWTVFQMIGWGLMGLTAGMFSFKLENVYIRAGFGFIWGFFYGWITDLSMLPFLSTIDLNAFLGIFAASVPFDLSHGVTNVILLVLLYGLFKRIFNRAKDKFISNQTEPLNKGVNT; this is encoded by the coding sequence ATGGATTCTTTAACTTTAATCAGTTTAATAGTATTTTTAATACTAATAATTGGAGTCATACTCTGTATCTTTAGATATTTCGAAAAATCAAAACCTAGTGTCGAGTCAATGGTACTTATTGCAATTTTGGTAGCTATTGCTTCTTTAGGAAGACTCCCTACAGCAGCATTACTCAGCATTCAGGCTTCCTCTTTCATAATTATAATGGCAGGGATTGTTTTTGGAAAAGAAATTGGTTTTATAACAGGAGTTCTAACAGCGGTCGTTACTGATCTATTTTTAGGCATTGGCTACTGGACAGTATTTCAGATGATTGGTTGGGGACTTATGGGATTAACAGCAGGAATGTTCAGCTTTAAACTTGAAAATGTATATATAAGAGCAGGATTTGGTTTTATATGGGGATTCTTTTATGGATGGATAACCGATCTTTCAATGTTGCCATTCCTTAGCACCATAGATCTAAATGCTTTTTTAGGTATTTTCGCTGCAAGTGTTCCATTTGACTTATCACACGGAGTTACAAATGTTATTTTGTTAGTTTTACTGTATGGCCTATTTAAAAGGATATTTAACCGGGCTAAAGATAAGTTCATTTCCAATCAAACAGAACCATTGAACAAAGGTGTAAACACATGA